Proteins from a single region of Chloroflexota bacterium:
- a CDS encoding SMC family ATPase: MLIHRIEITNFKSFATAAIDMAPGLTAIVGDNGAGKTAILQAIGLGVFDARPRPLASVMRHGATDASVAIEFTSGLDERRYRVTRKLHRTRARGTGALSPQASMDSEIFDVEQRRVFEERADDVEAFLAQHLGVAGFTGPDEVFDRVVGVPQGRLTADFLDTPSLRRERFDPILRVDEFKRAVDDLRPLLNHFDKQRVAHESTANELAHRLEAQPAAEAALAEARREAHEIAQDRIAAQAKLDQAVAAAQRHDAEAQAADAALTAAKLADSQLLTLQQAARDAESQVAEAKRAADEVDETRADHEAYAAAQDEIKKLGDVSGERDVLRERLSSLQADETRAAVARDQARQTLAEAKAAAEGLGKLADAAAAETEAVVAVQELNGRLAVARATAESADRAQTQVAGARRDFADGYQRCAADVEAAGARVRQLEADWEAASALRPLVDQLDSRGQALRDLQTQRASVTAVMAADDEAAALLEQTKVCPFFDSECRNLADVPDVALVFEQRASSHQRHVEQLANGEATAQTALREAEDAQRRMGDLPARHDALEAAKSEHLAARAVLEGMHPVSTAAQGEDAKALNAAIDSAEAELPPEARPDHLIGMARRLVGALESLAESRQAAGDAARLNGQIQEAEQALQPHVGAGGRLVQAQALADEQDARAQAARQAVADAERAAAARAAADVTMRDLEPRLAEVQAAQRKLDESRAGHERYLQHERLASETEQRAERLQVVQAQVRDAVTTTADAWGLAARLGAAADRAARDEAHEARNAAIACKTELDTRAEAQDARIAERRKELDELAEVAGRLDAENRAVARAKALRERTELMRGVLRAAGPLVTEALLADVSEAADEIFGEVLGDRAGRLRWTPDYDIVLERGGHTRSFTQLSGGEQMTAALAVRLALLRELLHIDVAFFDEPTQNLDDTRRTNLAEQILHVRGFKQLVVITHDDSFERMLDHVIHVRKVNGESRVEVA, encoded by the coding sequence ATGCTGATCCACCGCATCGAAATCACCAATTTCAAGAGCTTTGCTACCGCTGCCATCGACATGGCGCCCGGCCTCACCGCCATCGTGGGCGACAACGGCGCGGGCAAGACGGCGATCCTCCAGGCCATCGGATTGGGCGTGTTCGACGCCCGCCCACGCCCCCTCGCGAGCGTCATGCGACACGGCGCAACGGATGCGTCGGTGGCGATCGAGTTCACCTCAGGGCTGGACGAGCGGCGCTACCGCGTCACGCGCAAGCTGCACCGCACCCGCGCCCGCGGCACCGGGGCGCTCTCGCCCCAGGCGTCGATGGACTCGGAGATCTTCGACGTCGAGCAACGACGCGTGTTCGAGGAACGCGCCGACGATGTCGAGGCCTTTCTGGCGCAGCACCTGGGCGTCGCCGGATTCACCGGACCCGACGAGGTGTTCGACCGAGTCGTCGGCGTGCCGCAGGGCCGCCTCACCGCGGACTTCCTGGATACCCCGAGCCTGCGCCGCGAGCGCTTCGATCCCATCCTGCGCGTCGACGAGTTCAAGCGGGCGGTCGATGACCTCCGCCCGCTACTCAACCACTTTGACAAGCAGCGGGTGGCGCATGAATCGACGGCCAATGAGCTCGCGCACCGGTTGGAGGCGCAGCCCGCCGCTGAAGCGGCGCTCGCCGAAGCCCGGCGCGAGGCCCACGAGATCGCGCAGGACCGCATCGCGGCGCAAGCCAAGCTGGATCAGGCGGTTGCGGCCGCGCAGCGGCATGACGCGGAAGCGCAGGCCGCCGACGCGGCCCTTACGGCGGCCAAACTCGCCGACTCGCAGCTGCTGACGCTCCAGCAGGCCGCGCGCGACGCCGAGAGCCAGGTGGCCGAGGCAAAACGCGCGGCGGACGAAGTCGACGAGACCCGCGCCGACCATGAAGCGTATGCCGCGGCACAGGACGAGATCAAGAAGCTGGGAGACGTGAGCGGCGAGCGCGATGTTCTGCGCGAACGGCTGTCGTCGCTGCAGGCGGACGAGACCCGCGCCGCCGTTGCCCGGGACCAAGCGCGGCAGACGCTGGCGGAGGCCAAGGCGGCCGCAGAAGGGCTCGGGAAGCTTGCCGACGCGGCGGCTGCGGAGACGGAAGCGGTGGTAGCCGTCCAAGAGTTGAACGGCCGCCTTGCGGTTGCGAGGGCGACCGCGGAAAGCGCCGACCGCGCGCAAACGCAGGTTGCGGGAGCGCGGCGGGATTTCGCCGACGGATACCAGCGATGCGCCGCAGATGTCGAGGCAGCTGGAGCGCGGGTCCGGCAACTCGAAGCCGATTGGGAAGCGGCGTCCGCGTTACGGCCCCTGGTTGACCAGCTCGACTCGCGTGGTCAGGCCCTGCGAGATCTACAGACGCAGCGCGCCAGTGTCACAGCGGTCATGGCGGCTGACGACGAGGCCGCGGCCCTGCTGGAGCAAACGAAAGTCTGTCCCTTCTTCGACTCCGAATGCCGCAATCTGGCCGATGTTCCGGATGTGGCGCTGGTCTTCGAGCAGCGCGCCTCGAGCCACCAGCGTCACGTCGAGCAGCTGGCGAACGGTGAGGCCACGGCGCAGACGGCGCTGCGTGAGGCCGAGGATGCCCAACGGCGCATGGGCGATTTGCCGGCGCGCCACGATGCCCTGGAAGCCGCAAAAAGCGAGCACCTCGCGGCGCGGGCGGTGCTCGAGGGCATGCACCCGGTGTCGACGGCGGCGCAGGGCGAGGACGCCAAGGCGCTCAACGCCGCTATCGACTCGGCCGAGGCCGAGTTGCCGCCCGAGGCGCGGCCCGATCACCTCATCGGCATGGCCCGGCGCCTGGTCGGTGCGCTTGAATCCCTGGCCGAATCGCGGCAAGCCGCCGGCGACGCTGCGCGGTTAAACGGGCAGATTCAGGAGGCCGAGCAGGCCCTGCAACCCCACGTCGGCGCCGGCGGCAGGCTGGTCCAGGCCCAGGCGCTGGCCGACGAGCAGGACGCCCGAGCACAGGCCGCGCGCCAAGCGGTCGCAGACGCCGAGCGCGCCGCCGCCGCGCGGGCCGCTGCCGACGTCACAATGCGCGACCTCGAACCGCGCCTCGCCGAAGTCCAGGCCGCCCAGCGGAAGCTGGACGAATCTCGCGCCGGCCACGAGCGCTATCTCCAGCACGAGCGCCTGGCGTCCGAGACGGAGCAACGCGCCGAGCGTCTGCAAGTCGTCCAGGCGCAGGTCCGGGACGCTGTGACAACGACAGCGGACGCCTGGGGCTTGGCGGCTAGGTTGGGAGCCGCGGCGGATCGCGCGGCGCGAGATGAGGCGCACGAGGCTCGCAACGCGGCCATCGCGTGCAAGACCGAGCTCGACACCCGCGCCGAGGCCCAAGATGCGCGGATCGCTGAGCGGCGGAAGGAACTGGACGAACTCGCGGAGGTTGCGGGCCGCCTCGACGCCGAAAACCGTGCGGTCGCCCGAGCGAAAGCCCTGCGCGAGCGCACGGAGCTCATGCGGGGGGTGCTGCGAGCCGCCGGGCCGCTCGTCACCGAGGCGCTGCTAGCCGACGTGAGCGAGGCGGCGGACGAGATCTTCGGCGAGGTGCTCGGCGACCGCGCCGGTCGCCTTCGCTGGACCCCCGACTACGACATCGTCCTCGAGCGCGGCGGTCACACCCGCAGCTTCACCCAGCTTTCCGGGGGCGAGCAGATGACCGCCGCGCTGGCGGTGCGGCTGGCGCTGCTGCGCGAGCTGCTCCACATTGACGTCGCATTCTTCGACGAGCCGACGCAGAATCTCGACGACACCCGCCGCACCAACCTCGCCGAGCAGATTCTCCACGTGCGTGGCTTCAAGCAGCTTGTGGTTATCACCCACGACGACAGCTTCGAGCGGATGCTCGACCACGTGATTCACGTGCGCAAGGTCAACGGCGAGAGCCGGGTCGAGGTCGCATGA
- a CDS encoding exonuclease SbcCD subunit D codes for MQVRFVHFADAHLGFKQYGLTERAEDFTRAFGSVMTYCRRVRPDFVILAGDLFDSKSIDPRTYADADAGLALLAQDGIPVVAVEGNHERWFRRGERSWLWQLSRSNRLRLLQQIDPEREGLAWRPWTAERGHGAYTDIGPVRIFGVEYLGARLADHLPRVIEAAQAAPADGVQFQIGVLHTGVDEESPGGQGGVGAADLLQLRGVADYLALGHIHYRYEVPIQEPWIFNPGALEAHSITEGLIGEPGLAGAGRERGLYDVTVHLEAAPRIKARFLDDVVERRPFVRLAIDVTGTESFAALREKVAAALDPPSAASGPRPMVEIVLRGALEFERASLDQPALLELVQEHYDPLHARVTVEVERTLGAGVRVRSGSREQIERDVVRELLAQEPAVAAQAETLAERTLELKRSVLEGQDEAALASIVEAALP; via the coding sequence ATGCAGGTTCGCTTCGTCCATTTCGCCGACGCGCACTTGGGCTTCAAGCAATACGGCCTGACCGAACGCGCCGAGGACTTCACCCGCGCCTTTGGCAGCGTCATGACCTATTGCCGCCGGGTGCGGCCGGACTTCGTGATCCTGGCGGGCGATCTGTTCGACTCCAAGTCCATCGATCCCCGCACCTACGCTGACGCCGACGCCGGCCTGGCCCTGCTGGCGCAGGACGGGATTCCGGTGGTCGCCGTCGAGGGCAATCACGAGCGTTGGTTTCGCCGCGGCGAGCGCTCCTGGCTCTGGCAGCTCAGCCGGAGCAACCGGCTCCGCTTGCTCCAGCAGATCGACCCCGAGCGCGAAGGATTGGCGTGGCGGCCCTGGACCGCCGAGCGCGGCCACGGGGCCTATACGGACATCGGGCCGGTGCGCATCTTCGGCGTGGAGTATCTGGGCGCGCGTTTGGCCGACCACCTGCCCCGGGTGATCGAGGCGGCGCAGGCGGCGCCCGCGGACGGCGTGCAGTTCCAGATCGGCGTGCTGCACACGGGCGTGGATGAGGAGTCGCCAGGCGGGCAGGGCGGCGTGGGCGCGGCCGACCTGCTGCAACTGCGTGGCGTCGCCGACTACCTGGCGCTGGGACATATCCACTACCGCTACGAGGTGCCCATCCAGGAGCCCTGGATCTTCAATCCCGGCGCGCTCGAGGCCCACAGCATCACGGAAGGGCTGATCGGTGAACCCGGTCTGGCCGGCGCGGGGCGCGAGCGCGGGTTGTACGACGTCACAGTGCACCTCGAAGCCGCGCCGCGAATCAAGGCGCGGTTTCTCGACGACGTGGTCGAACGCCGGCCGTTCGTGCGTCTCGCCATCGACGTCACCGGCACGGAGAGCTTCGCGGCGCTGCGGGAAAAAGTAGCCGCTGCGCTCGACCCGCCGTCGGCGGCCTCGGGACCTCGTCCGATGGTGGAGATCGTGCTGCGCGGCGCGCTTGAATTCGAGCGGGCCTCGCTGGATCAGCCGGCGCTGCTAGAGCTCGTCCAGGAGCATTACGATCCACTGCACGCCCGCGTGACCGTGGAGGTGGAGCGCACGCTGGGGGCCGGCGTGCGCGTCCGCAGCGGGTCGCGGGAGCAGATCGAGCGCGATGTGGTGCGCGAGTTGCTGGCCCAGGAGCCGGCGGTCGCGGCCCAAGCCGAGACGCTGGCCGAGCGCACGCTCGAGCTCAAGCGATCGGTCCTCGAGGGGCAAGACGAGGCGGCCCTGGCCTCGATCGTGGAGGCCGCGCTGCCCTGA
- a CDS encoding superoxide dismutase family protein, translating into MSHATGDRRKQPRACHGAWFVLALGIALLALTACDGQSVDEADLGVTVVATMAGPDGVSMGTVALTQGPNGMLVSADLTGLTEGWHGFHIHETGSCEPDFSAAGGHLSPDDKGHGFLHGPNHPGDMPNIYAGAGGIARANVFNTQASLKSILDDDGSAIIVHAKPDSYGQDPGAGDRVACGVINRS; encoded by the coding sequence ATGAGTCACGCAACTGGTGACCGGCGGAAACAGCCCCGAGCCTGCCATGGCGCTTGGTTCGTCCTCGCCCTGGGCATCGCGCTGCTGGCGCTGACTGCCTGCGACGGCCAGTCGGTGGACGAGGCGGACCTCGGTGTCACCGTGGTCGCCACGATGGCAGGGCCCGACGGCGTTTCCATGGGAACCGTCGCGCTGACGCAGGGGCCGAACGGCATGCTGGTCTCGGCCGACCTGACCGGCTTGACCGAGGGCTGGCACGGCTTCCACATCCACGAGACCGGCAGTTGCGAGCCAGACTTCTCGGCGGCGGGCGGCCACCTGAGTCCCGACGACAAGGGGCACGGATTTCTCCACGGCCCCAACCATCCTGGTGACATGCCCAACATCTACGCCGGGGCCGGCGGAATCGCGCGCGCCAACGTCTTCAACACCCAGGCGTCGCTGAAGTCCATCTTGGACGACGACGGTTCGGCCATCATCGTGCACGCCAAGCCAGACAGCTATGGCCAAGACCCAGGCGCCGGCGACCGCGTCGCCTGCGGCGTCATCAACCGCAGCTAG
- a CDS encoding isochorismatase family protein, whose protein sequence is MQLPVRYHVMESSGPDDNSEANIAHAAATVELDVAEVAIVLVDTWAGHPMPSHLERTGEICRTRIRPVLDAARAAGATVIYAPSPRVAPDFEALRHDSRETGPPSPPVDDWPPQDYRDTTGGYSSLRKRPGELPENYDGPIPDWFPIHGIDPSIPPTPGDVVVATGAELHAACKARGLVHLIYAGFATNICIRFRDYGLHAMRDRGYAPILLRDATSAIETRATIGSLSLTRAVILDLERWFYTALTDDLIAAFGDA, encoded by the coding sequence ATGCAGCTACCCGTGCGCTATCACGTGATGGAGAGCAGTGGCCCCGATGACAACTCCGAGGCCAACATCGCGCACGCGGCCGCCACCGTCGAATTGGACGTGGCCGAGGTCGCCATCGTGCTGGTGGACACCTGGGCAGGGCATCCGATGCCGTCGCACCTGGAGCGCACGGGAGAGATCTGCCGCACGCGCATTCGTCCCGTGCTGGACGCGGCGCGGGCCGCCGGCGCGACGGTGATCTACGCCCCGTCGCCTCGGGTCGCGCCCGACTTCGAAGCCCTTCGCCACGACAGCCGCGAGACCGGGCCGCCGTCACCGCCCGTCGACGACTGGCCGCCCCAGGACTACCGCGACACGACAGGGGGCTACAGCTCGCTGCGGAAGCGCCCCGGGGAGCTCCCGGAGAACTACGACGGGCCCATTCCCGACTGGTTCCCCATTCACGGCATCGACCCGTCGATCCCGCCGACGCCGGGAGACGTGGTGGTGGCGACCGGCGCGGAGCTTCACGCGGCCTGCAAGGCCCGCGGCCTGGTGCACCTGATCTACGCGGGCTTCGCCACCAACATCTGCATCCGGTTCCGCGACTACGGCCTGCACGCCATGCGCGACCGCGGCTATGCGCCGATCCTGCTGCGCGACGCCACCAGCGCCATCGAGACGCGGGCCACGATCGGCAGCCTCAGTCTCACGCGCGCCGTGATCCTCGACCTCGAACGCTGGTTCTACACCGCCCTGACCGACGACCTGATCGCGGCCTTCGGCGACGCTTAG
- a CDS encoding oxaloacetate decarboxylase, whose protein sequence is MRRSTRLRRRLDRDEIIVLPGAYDALSATLIEQAGFEQFFTTGFGLAASTLGVPDIGLLTQTEIIERARRIASVVDIPLVADMDTGYGNPLNVIRTVTECVQGDIAGVILEDQEWPKRCGHLEGKRVIPRDDHVQKLRAAVHARGDDDLVIIARTDARAVNDMDDAIDRGRAYHAAGADVVFIEAPRSRDELRAIRDAFPSKVPLFANMIEDGATPFLSASELQDLGFRMVVYPLSGLFASAAVMRGVFDALHVTGTTTGAGPMTGLEEFKTLIGLDRFNALEAEFASNGDTG, encoded by the coding sequence ATGCGTCGTTCCACCCGCCTGCGCCGGCGACTCGACCGCGACGAGATCATCGTGCTGCCGGGCGCCTACGACGCGCTCTCGGCCACCCTGATCGAGCAGGCCGGATTCGAGCAGTTCTTCACCACCGGGTTTGGCCTGGCCGCGAGCACCCTCGGCGTGCCCGATATCGGGCTGCTGACGCAGACGGAGATCATCGAGCGCGCCCGGCGCATCGCCAGCGTCGTTGACATTCCCCTGGTGGCCGACATGGACACCGGTTACGGCAACCCGCTCAACGTGATTCGCACCGTGACGGAGTGCGTGCAGGGCGACATCGCCGGCGTCATCCTGGAGGACCAGGAGTGGCCCAAGCGCTGCGGTCACCTGGAAGGCAAGCGCGTCATCCCGCGCGACGACCATGTGCAGAAGCTGCGCGCCGCCGTGCATGCCCGCGGCGACGACGATCTGGTCATCATCGCGCGCACCGACGCCCGCGCGGTCAACGACATGGACGACGCCATCGACCGCGGCCGCGCCTACCACGCCGCCGGGGCCGACGTGGTATTCATCGAGGCGCCGCGCTCGCGCGACGAGCTGCGCGCCATTCGCGACGCGTTCCCATCCAAGGTCCCGCTCTTCGCCAACATGATCGAGGATGGCGCGACGCCGTTCCTGTCGGCGTCCGAGCTGCAAGACCTCGGCTTTCGCATGGTGGTCTATCCGCTGTCCGGGCTGTTCGCCAGCGCCGCCGTGATGCGCGGCGTCTTCGACGCGCTGCACGTCACCGGCACGACCACGGGCGCGGGGCCGATGACGGGTCTCGAGGAGTTCAAGACGCTCATCGGACTCGACCGGTTCAACGCGCTCGAAGCCGAATTCGCCTCGAACGGAGATACGGGCTAA
- the clpX gene encoding ATP-dependent Clp protease ATP-binding subunit ClpX, with protein MARGRSPRTSYSCSFCGKTQEQVRRLITGSAGVYICNECVDFCTSIINDEQARTPGPRPLAGGIPTPERIFEQLSEYVIGQDRAKKIVSVAVYNHYKRVAAGPMADDVELQKTNVLLVGPTGVGKTEIARTLARILNVPFCITDATALTEAGYVGEDVENILLRLIQTADYDIARAQTGIIYVDEIDKVARKADNPSITRDVSGEGVQQALLKIIEGAVVNVPPQGGRKHPHQDFIQIDTRDILFICGGAFEGLDRIISRRLGRGPRIGYADGDKYGEAESVVHEVIADDLLKYGLIPEFVGRLPVAAALDALDKEDLVRILTEPKTSLVRQYQKLFSMDKVELQFTDPALEAIAERALESKTGARGLRTTLEELLLDTMFSLPSERDVRTVVVTPEAVNDDAELIRVTQAPEPARAAEETA; from the coding sequence ATGGCCCGCGGCCGCTCGCCCCGCACCAGCTATAGCTGCTCCTTCTGCGGCAAGACCCAGGAGCAGGTGCGCCGCCTGATCACCGGGTCCGCCGGCGTCTACATCTGCAACGAGTGCGTGGACTTCTGCACCAGCATCATCAACGACGAGCAGGCGCGCACGCCCGGCCCGCGACCGCTCGCCGGCGGGATTCCCACGCCGGAGCGCATCTTCGAGCAGCTGAGCGAATACGTCATCGGGCAGGACCGCGCCAAGAAAATCGTCTCGGTCGCCGTCTACAACCACTACAAGCGCGTGGCCGCCGGCCCCATGGCGGACGACGTCGAGCTGCAGAAGACCAACGTGCTGCTCGTCGGGCCGACGGGCGTCGGCAAGACCGAGATCGCGCGCACCCTGGCCCGCATCCTCAACGTGCCCTTCTGCATCACGGACGCCACCGCGCTCACCGAGGCGGGGTACGTGGGCGAGGACGTGGAGAACATCCTCCTGCGGCTGATTCAGACCGCCGACTACGACATTGCGCGCGCCCAGACGGGCATCATCTACGTGGACGAGATCGACAAGGTCGCGCGCAAGGCCGACAACCCGTCGATCACGCGGGACGTGTCCGGCGAGGGCGTGCAGCAGGCCTTGCTCAAGATCATCGAAGGCGCGGTGGTCAACGTGCCGCCGCAGGGCGGGCGCAAGCACCCGCACCAGGACTTTATTCAAATCGACACGCGCGACATCCTGTTCATCTGCGGCGGCGCCTTCGAAGGCCTGGATCGCATCATCAGCCGGCGGCTCGGTCGCGGACCGCGGATCGGCTACGCCGACGGCGATAAGTACGGCGAGGCCGAAAGCGTGGTGCACGAGGTGATCGCCGACGACCTGCTCAAGTACGGCCTCATCCCCGAGTTCGTCGGCAGGCTCCCCGTTGCCGCGGCGCTCGACGCGCTCGACAAGGAGGACCTGGTCCGGATCCTCACCGAGCCCAAGACTTCGCTGGTGCGGCAATACCAGAAGCTGTTCTCAATGGACAAGGTCGAGCTGCAGTTCACCGACCCGGCGCTGGAGGCCATCGCCGAACGCGCCCTGGAGAGCAAGACGGGCGCGCGCGGCCTCCGCACGACGCTGGAGGAGCTGCTGCTGGACACCATGTTCAGCCTGCCCTCCGAGCGCGACGTCCGCACCGTCGTCGTGACGCCCGAGGCGGTGAACGACGACGCCGAGCTTATCCGCGTCACCCAGGCCCCCGAGCCAGCACGCGCTGCCGAGGAAACGGCCTAG
- a CDS encoding ATP-dependent Clp protease proteolytic subunit, whose amino-acid sequence MGFLVPYVIETTDRGERGMDIYSRLLRDRIIFLGTPIDDAVANTVIAQLLLLTSEDSEADIYMYINSPGGSVAAGLAIYDTMQHVPNQVSTYCIGLAASMGCVILAGGAKGKRYALPNSTMLLHQPAQGIEGFVQATDLEIRTREIIKVRERLENILVEATGQPKERIHQDTDRDYYLTAPEAVEYGIIDDIMAPREAAAEPSVDGAE is encoded by the coding sequence ATGGGTTTTCTCGTCCCCTACGTCATCGAGACCACCGACCGCGGCGAGCGCGGCATGGACATCTACTCGCGCCTGCTCCGCGACCGGATCATCTTCCTCGGGACGCCGATCGACGACGCGGTGGCGAACACGGTCATCGCCCAATTGCTGCTGCTGACCAGCGAGGACTCCGAGGCCGATATCTACATGTACATCAACTCGCCGGGCGGCAGCGTGGCGGCCGGCCTCGCCATCTACGACACCATGCAGCATGTGCCGAACCAGGTTTCCACCTACTGCATCGGCCTGGCCGCCAGCATGGGGTGCGTGATTCTGGCGGGCGGCGCCAAGGGCAAGCGTTACGCGCTGCCAAACAGCACCATGCTGCTCCATCAGCCCGCGCAGGGCATCGAGGGTTTCGTGCAGGCCACCGATCTGGAAATCCGCACGCGCGAGATCATCAAGGTGCGTGAACGGCTGGAAAACATCCTGGTCGAGGCCACCGGGCAGCCCAAGGAGCGCATCCACCAGGACACCGACCGGGACTACTACCTGACAGCGCCCGAGGCCGTTGAGTACGGGATCATCGATGACATCATGGCGCCGCGCGAAGCCGCCGCCGAGCCTTCCGTCGACGGTGCCGAATAG